The nucleotide window CCTCGCCGTAGGCCTTGTACATGGCTTCCATATAACCGGGGATGTCGCGGTATTCGCTGTGGATGCTCATCTGGCCGCCGGTGTAGCCATGGCCGTAAGGGCCGACGGACACACCCATTTCGTCAAAGAATTCGTAACTGGAACCGAAGGGCGAGATGATGTCCGCCTCGCGGGAATATTCGTCAGGGTTCGGCAGTTCCTTGATATAGGCGTGACAGGCGTCGCCGACCGACTTGTGGGTGACCATCGGATGCATGGTGTCGTTCAGGTTATCGACAAAGAATTTCCAGTTGCAGTTATGGCGATAACGCAAGACCCCGCCGGCAATTTCCAGTTCACCGTCCGGTGAGCGGTCGATCATATTGTCGATGGAGGTTTTGGCGTCACCGAGGAAGCTTTCCAGATCGACCATGGTGCTGTCGAGGGTGGCGAAGACGAAACCGCGATAGCTTTCGGTGCGCACCTGCCTGAGGCTCATTTTCGGATCATGGATGTCGAATTCGGTGCCGTCATAGCCTTTCTTGTCAGGCACGCCCATCAGGGTGCCGTCGGTCTTGAAGGTCCAGCCGTGATAGCAGCAACGGAAAATGCGGGCCTTGCCGCAGGGTTTGCCTTCCAGCTTGGCGCCGCGGTGGGTGCACTGGTTATGCATGACGTGAATCTCGCCCTTGCCGTCGCGGGCGACAATGACCGGTCGCTTGCCGATATTGACGGTCAGAAAGTCGCCGGACTCGGGGATCTGG belongs to Emcibacter sp. and includes:
- a CDS encoding aromatic ring-hydroxylating dioxygenase subunit alpha produces the protein MHHTTEDIKKLVEPARIHRSVYTDPELFDLEMERIFGRAWIYMCHETQIPESGDFLTVNIGKRPVIVARDGKGEIHVMHNQCTHRGAKLEGKPCGKARIFRCCYHGWTFKTDGTLMGVPDKKGYDGTEFDIHDPKMSLRQVRTESYRGFVFATLDSTMVDLESFLGDAKTSIDNMIDRSPDGELEIAGGVLRYRHNCNWKFFVDNLNDTMHPMVTHKSVGDACHAYIKELPNPDEYSREADIISPFGSSYEFFDEMGVSVGPYGHGYTGGQMSIHSEYRDIPGYMEAMYKAYGEEKTHQILSINRHNTIYYPSLTIKGAIQSIRIVRPISHNETEIETMTFRLKGAPDEMLQRTLLYSRLINSPSSMVGSDDLEAYVRLQEGLQSGGTEWVDMQRYLNKEQHPEGHMTRAIGTSDISLRNQYHAWLDYMIREDKKEAA